One region of Vitis vinifera cultivar Pinot Noir 40024 chromosome 1, ASM3070453v1 genomic DNA includes:
- the LOC100248279 gene encoding uncharacterized protein LOC100248279, which produces MSFRRNYISPYTMQRVMCKEESRVMPTELEELVGFLSAPSPQVKKAAVDIVQGLTGSEDGLQSLCSHSDVLIPSLSRVLSEKKEVSEPAAEALINLSQKPEQAAKMVAMGMIKTAMDILYKQGSGITRLLVMLLVNLTQSDDGIASLLQTGDEKIQGLYLMKLVRSFCTSSTETTDDPFEHVGSILVNISKKDSGRKMLLDPKRGMLKQIVRQFDSTNPLRKKGVSGMIRNCCFEAETQLENLLLISEFLWPTLLLPVAGSKVYSEHDTSKMPLELGSALSIEREPVGDPEIRVQALESLYLISLQEAGRRALWSVNGPRILQVGYEDEEDPKVMEAFEQVGSLLVHGSGTEEFSTQTSK; this is translated from the exons ATGTCGTTTCGAAGGAACTATATATCGCCGTATACTATGCAGCGCGTGATGTGCAAAGAAGAGTCAAGAGTGATGCCGACCGAGCTGGAAGAGTTAGTAGGTTTTCTCTCTGCTCCTTCTCCACAA GTGAAGAAGGCAGCTGTGGATATTGTTCAGGGATTAACTGGGTCTGAGGATGGTTTACAGTCTCTTTGCAGCCACTCAGATGTTCTGATTCCATCATTATCTCGAGTTTTAAGTGAAAAAAAG GAAGTTTCTGAACCCGCCGCAGAGGCTCTTATAAATCTGTCACAAAAGCCAGAGCAAGCAGCAAAGATGGTAGCTATGGGAATGATTAAAACAGCCATGGATATTTTATATAAGCAAGGGTCTGGTATTACCAGGTTGCTGGTTATGCTCCTAGTTAATCTCACCCAGTCTGATGATGGTATTGCATCCTTGCTTCAG ACTGGAGATGAGAAGATTCAAGGACTCTATCTTATGAAGCTTGTGAGATCATTCTGTACATCCTCTACTGAAACAACTG ATGATCCATTTGAACATGTTGGTTCCATACTTGTGAACATCTCAAAGAAAGACTCAGGAAGGAAAATGTTGTTGGATCCTAAGCGAGGGATGCTAAAGCAGATTGTTAGGCAGTTTGATTCAACAAATCCATTGCGAAAAAAGGGG GTTTCTGGGATGATTCGCAACTGCTGTTTTGAAGCTGAGACTCAGCTAGAAAATTTGCTTTTGATATCGGAGTTTCTCTGGCCAACTTTGCTCTTGCCAGTCGCTGGCAGCAAG GTTTATAGTGAACATGACACATCAAAAATGCCACTTGAGCTTGGCAGTGCACTCTCCATTGAACGTGAACCTGTTGGTGATCCTGAAATTCGGGTTCAAGCACTGGAGTCTCTTTACTTGATCTCATTACAG GAGGCAGGTCGAAGAGCCCTTTGGTCTGTCAATGGGCCTCGGATACTACAGGTGGGATATGAGGATGAAGAAGATCCAAAAGTAATGGAAGCATTCGAGCAAGTTGGATCCTTG CTGGTTCATGGCAGCGGAACAGAGGAATTTTCCACTCAGACATCAAAATAA
- the LOC100248173 gene encoding origin of replication complex subunit 6 encodes MDISDIAKKLGLSDSKHIIRKAAELRRLCDIQFDSSVIGVGEICKAIICLEIAASRWEEVIFDRPSAIKLSGMSEKAYNRSFNAMQNGLGVKTKLDIRELGIRFGCVRLIPFVQKGLSLYKDRFLASLPASRRTSADFTRPVFTAVAFYLCAKRHKLKIDKLKLIELCGTSESEFSSVSTSMKDLCHDVFGISKEKKDPKDVKGNRELLDTLPGKRKLDDGGYSSDDALELSSYKRRKQKDKLAYEEWKSSVTAANKQSKAKVPSRQTKQTKLDFQKEVPETQKLEAM; translated from the exons ATGGATATCTCTGACATTGCGAAGAAGCTAGGTCTATCCGATTCCAAACACATCATCCGAAAAGCCGCCGAGCTCCGCCGCCTCTGCGACATCCAGTTCGATTCTTCTGTCATCGGAGTT gGGGAGATCTGCAAGGCCATAATCTGCTTAGAAATCGCCGCTTCAAG ATGGGAAGAAGTCATTTTTGATCGCCCGAGCGCGATAAAATTGAGTGGCATGTCAGAGAAGGCATATAATCGATCGTTCAATGCAATGCAGAATGGTCTTGGTGTCAA GACAAAGCTGGATATTAGAGAATTGGGGATTCGGTTTGGATGTGTTAGGCTCATTCCTTTCGTGCAGAAGGGTCTGTCACT CTATAAGGATCGATTTCTTGCATCATTGCCAGCTTCTCGGCGGACAAGTGCTGACTTCACTCGGCCAGTATTTACTGCTGTAGCATTCTACTTGTGTGCAAAAAGGCACAAG CTGAAGATAGACAAGCTTAAGTTGATTGAGCTTTGTGGGACATCCGAATCTGAATTTTCCTCT GTTTCTACATCTATGAAGGACCTATGTCATGATGTCTTTGGGATCTCCAAGGAGAAAAAAGACCCCAAGGATGTGAAAGGGAACCGAG AACTGTTGGATACATTACCTGGGAAAAGGAAACTTGATGATGGTGGTTATTCATCTGATGATGCACTGGAG CTTTCAAGTTACAAGCGGCGTAAACAAAAGGATAAACTTGCTTATGAGGAATGGAAATCTTCTGTAACTGCAGCTAATAAGCAAAGCAAGGCCAAAG TTCCTAGTAGGCAAACTAAGCAAACTAAACTCGACTTTCAGAAGGAAGTTCCTGAGACCCAGAAGTTGGAGGCTATGTAA